Part of the Plectropomus leopardus isolate mb chromosome 7, YSFRI_Pleo_2.0, whole genome shotgun sequence genome, tttttggtaattttttgacCAGTGAACTCACCATACATCATTTCTATTTATGAGTATTTACATAACATCCTTTAAATTTGATACACTGTATGGTCATAAATTTATATccttaaaaaacttaaaaaaaacgtCTTCAAATAACAAACATGCTCATTGTCaaacatgtcagaaaataatttcaagcAGCAGAGTTGAAAAAGGCATAATTGtgatgtaagaaaaaaacaaggataataaataacaaataattcaGTAATTCAGAATAAggcaccaaaaaaataacaaaaaattacaaaaaaggattaaaagaAGAAGatttttaagtcaaaaatatttgaacacaGAAATTCATCATCTTTCCTCTGcaacaaaatcaccaaatttaACAACAGGAAGGAATTAAATTCTTTGAAAAGtgcagaaaagacatttttgagaTTCAAcatctttttaaccctttagtggATCCTGTGAGTCTGAgctctgctgccctctgctggacattaaccactactactactactactactactactactactactactactactactactactactatggGCTCAACTCAACATCAAATCATTACGTTTTACTACTTTTAAATTGATGGTGTTGTTATTggataaaaaacatatttctgatcaggaagaaaatatttgtatttttatacaaacacatacagacaaaaaaagtaatatttacactgaaaagcatAAAGCGAAAGAAAAGGTTAAACACACAAtgacttgtttacattttggaaaaaggAGTGAGACgaagtaaaaacatttaatcGCATCTCTTTTTCAGCTTCCTTATTCATTTAAATCGATAAATCtccaaataattaaatatatgtaCACCCACATactcaaaatcaaatatccacaaattttcattattatttacagaaaagggaagataaatgaggaaaaaataaatatgaatatatattgtCGGACCTCCTCCACCAagtaaaaatcatgtttttatacattattttaaaatatttttttgtctgggTATTGCAGCTCCTCCAGAGTTCGTGCAGTGGCCTCAGTCGGTCTCCAGACCGGCGGGGGGCAGCGCCGTCTTCAGCTGCACGGCGGCCGGCGCTCCGGAGCCGCACCTGATCTGGCTGAAGAACGGCAAACTGCTGACGCCCAGCGGCAACGTCAAACTCACCAACGGAAACACGTAAGACGTTAATCAGCTGATCAGCCAGGGAGGTAGAAACAGACACTTTGAGATCTTCAAGTTTAACCCTTCGGgccccgctttaatattactcacactcatatcactctgcacacaaaatgtgctctTCAAAATGAGGctataaaatattacacataaatgtgattttctgctttcattgagttaattttttaacaaccatcagtcctaatcataaatatcaaatattcattaattttcagaattttatccctTTAAAGGCCAGAtgtttgtcatgatgtcactgagtttttagatgaaaaaacacagaaaatatcagATGTTTTTGATTATAATCCCAGTCTGGGATCTGACAGTGATTtacagcaacactgatttttaaacatcattatTTCTTGTGTCATATACTCAGAGACCAGTATCACACTGGAGTAGAGACCAGTATCACACTGGAGTAGAGACCAGTATCACACTGGAGTAGAGACCAGTATCACACTGGAGTAGAGACCAGTATGACACTGGAGTAGAGACCAGTATGACACTGGAGTAGAGACCAGTATGATACTGGAGCATAGACCAGTATGATAGTGGAGCAGAGACCAGTATGATACTGGAGTATAGACCAGTATGATACTGGAGCATAGACCAGTATGATAGTGGAGCAGAGACCAGTATGATACTGGAGTATAGACCAGTATCACACTGGAGTACAGTCCGGTATGATACTGGAGCAGAGACCAGTGTCTCTGACGCTCTGCCGTGTCCCCCTGCAGGACTCTGGCCATCACCCGGATCACCGCGGAGGACGAGGCCATCTATCAGTGCATCGCGGAGAACAGTGCCGGCACTAACCAGGCCAGCGCCCGCCTCGCCATCAGCCAGGGGCCCGAGCTGCCGGAGGCCCCCACCGGGCTCCGCGCCTCGGCCCTCGGCTCCACCGGCCTGCGGCTGACCTGGGATCAGCCGGCGGAGCGCGTCAGCCAGCAGATCATCGGATACGTGCTGCACATCAGACGGCTGGGCGGTAAGACACCGACCGGAGATCGGGGGACGCTCCGACCCGTGTTTGTAGAtccctctgacctttgacctttgaccccctcAGAGCCGGACAGCGCGGAGTTGCAGGAGGCCGTCAGTAAGACCACCTTCAGCCACGAGTTCAACAACCTGGAGGCCGCCACCACCTACTCCGTCTACCTGAAGGCCTACTCCGCCCTGGGAGGAAGTCAGCAGTCCAACACCATCACCGCCACCACACAGGGCGGCGGTACGTCCAccttaaatactttaaatactgTGATACAGTCCACCTTAAATACTGTCCACCTTAAATTCTGTGATACAGTCCACCTTAAATACTGTCCACCTTAAAAACTTTGATACAGTCCACCTTAAATACTGTCCACCTTAAATTCTGTGATACAGTCCACCTTAAATACTGTCCACCTTAAAAACTTTGATACAGTCTACCTTAAATACTGTCCACCTTAAATACTTTGACAGTCTACCTTAAATACTGTCCACCTTAAATACTTTGAAACTGTCCATCTTGAAGTCATCCACCTTTAATGTTTGTCCACCACGTAAtcacagtctgtctctgtctgtcccacAGTTCCCAGTTCTCCCAATTTCTTCACTAAGGTCCTGAACCAGACGGCCATGCAGGTGTACTGGGAGCTGCCCAGTAAGCCGGGGAAGCTGGAGGGCTTCAGACTGGAGTACCGCGGGGTGTCCAACCCAGACCTCCACGGACAGGAGACGTTCCCGGGACACATCAACACCCACACCATCTCCCACCTGGGTGAGtcctcttaaagggacagtacacCTGTTTACACACTGTTATAGTGTTACAGCTAATCTGTTAGTTAACCAGTTAGTTATCTAACCAGCTAGTTAGAAGTCTGTCCTGCAGTTACCTGGTTTAGTGGACAGTGCGGTGGACAGTGCGGTGGACAGTGCGGTGGACAGTGTGGTGGACTCGTCCATTGAAATCTTACATACTGACACAGACTGACGCGTGTCTGACTTTGTGTCCGTCCTGCAGAGCCGGCAGCAGTTTATGAGATCCAGCTGGTGGCGTTTAACGGGAACGGAGACGGTCCGTCCAACCGCCGCCTCGTGTCTCTGGCTGACGGGGGAAACACTGCGGCAGGTAGGAGCCTCAGCATGACCCCTGACCCCTCTGTGACCTCTGAAACCGGTGAAACCAGTTTAAGGggatgtctctgtgtgtcctccagAAGGTCCCAGCTGTAACTGTAGTCAGTCCCACGGCTCCGTGTCCACTCTGCTGGTCGGCGTGCACAGCGGCCTCGCCTGCGTcctctgctgcctgctgctcGTCCTGCTGGGATACAGACGCAAGTAAGACcttcaccatcatcttcatcatcatcatcatcatcatcatcatcatcaccatcactatcatcatcttcatcatcttcatcactatcatcatcttcatcatcattttcatcattatcatcttcatcatcatcatcaccatcatcttcatcttcaacatcatcatcatcaccatcactatcatcatcttcatcatcatcttcatcactatcatcatcttcatcatcatcttcatcattatcatcttcatcatcatcaccatcatcttcatcttcatcatcatcatcactatcatcatcttcatcatcattttcatcattatcatcttcatcatcaccatcacatcatcttcatcttcatcaccactatcatcttcatcttcatctttatCTTCATCATAATCTTCATCATAAtaatcttcatcatcatcatctttatcatcatcttcatcacctccctctctttcaGTAACAGACTCCATACACTAAatcctcttcatcttttttactgttgagtttttctacTATTGAccctctgatttttattttaggttttatttttaggttttaaacCTTTAGTGTTTTCTAggcttatgttttgttttgtttaatttaaaaaaatattttattgtttttatctgtttttatttgttgtttttaacttttttttttcttgtgtaatttgtttttactgtgagctgctTGCAGCCTTCGGGATCAATAaaattaatctaatctaatctaacctaatctaatctaatctaatctaatctaatccaTCCTCACTCTGTTCTGCGTTCAGTTTCTTCTGCAGGAAGTCAGCGAGCTGGGAGACTCCGTCCACCCTGGATGGTGTCAGAGGTGCTAAAGGTCACACTGCTGAGAGCATCGAGCTGaaccaggtaacacacacacacacacacacacacgcacacactggaGTGTTCGCTTTAATTAGGGTTTAATTGACACAGGTGCTCACACCTCTCCTCATTATGATCCATCACCTGCTTCCATCAGTAAAGTATCCGTGGTAGCCACACTGTCGCCATGACGATGAGATTTCTGGGATGTCCTTTTGCTCTGAGATCACTTTTATCTTAGCTCTTATCGTTGTCTCATTTATTCTAACTGTATATTTCTGATGTACTTTGTGAAACACTTTGTAACTATACTAGCGctacacaaattattattattattatagtttttataaAACTCAGACAGCTAACACTGGAGTAATCATGATGTGAATGTTTAATATGCTTAGCGTTGTTTTCTGGTTTGGACTTTTTACCGCGATGATCCGAGTGCGTTGCATGTGCTGAATGTCGTTACAAGAGGAGAAAGTTGGGTCTAAACTAGCTTTCATATTTTAACGTCTCGCCGTCTCATTGTTGTTGCTAATGAAACTTACGCTACATCACAGGAAAATGTTTGTCCAACAGgctcttattttgttagtttggTCTCAGCAGAGGACGCATGACATCATCTCATTATCTGACACTGTTTCCGTCTGCTCCGCCCACAGAGGTGTGACTCCGCCCCTCCTCCAGTGATGGTCATGGTTGAACCGACTCCACCCGTCCAACACGGCACAGGCACCGGATAAAACACTACACATACttctacctcctcctcctcctcctcctcctcctcctcccctccccctcctcctcctcctcctcctcctcctcctgagctCCAGCCTGTGgtcgcctcctctcctcctggcAGCCTTAGAGCCACTTCAGCCTTTATGAATGACTGAGATTAGAGTTTATCTTTAAGATTATTGAGATGAGAGATTATGAGTCTGTCTAAGGGACGTCCAGAGAGCATCCGATACCACAGGGGGACGAAATACACCACGTAATACTCCAGAACACCGAAAAATACTTTAGGACACCAAGAGCACTATAAATACTTTAGAAAACAGTTTAATGATTCAGAACACCACAAAATACTTTAGGACACCAAGAAATACTTCAGAATTCCACA contains:
- the LOC121945698 gene encoding immunoglobulin superfamily DCC subclass member 3-like yields the protein MKPRPPLTSDPSSSVCGAEGGGPSGAPPEFVQWPQSVSRPAGGSAVFSCTAAGAPEPHLIWLKNGKLLTPSGNVKLTNGNTTLAITRITAEDEAIYQCIAENSAGTNQASARLAISQGPELPEAPTGLRASALGSTGLRLTWDQPAERVSQQIIGYVLHIRRLGEPDSAELQEAVSKTTFSHEFNNLEAATTYSVYLKAYSALGGSQQSNTITATTQGGVPSSPNFFTKVLNQTAMQVYWELPSKPGKLEGFRLEYRGVSNPDLHGQETFPGHINTHTISHLEPAAVYEIQLVAFNGNGDGPSNRRLVSLADGGNTAAEGPSCNCSQSHGSVSTLLVGVHSGLACVLCCLLLVLLGYRRNFFCRKSASWETPSTLDGVRGAKGHTAESIELNQRCDSAPPPVMVMVEPTPPVQHGTGTG